The genomic DNA CATTCCTTTCTTTATTTCACTTTCcctctttttctctttttcctttGCCACCTTATGTTTCTGCCTCACTTTCACTTTCTGCTTAGGTTTAGGTTTTTTCCTTGCACTTGTTTTTTCCGCCACTTCCTTTTCcgcttcttctttttctacCTCTTCCACCTCTTCCACCTCTTCCACCTCTTCCACCTCTTCCACCTCTTCCACCTCTTCCACCTCTTCCACCTCTTCCACCTCTTCCACCTCTTCCACCTCTTCCACTTTTTCTTCCGCTTCTTCCTTTTCTACCTCCTCTACTATTTCTGCTATcttttcttcctctttttcttcttccacTTTTTTCTTCCGCTTTTCTTCATCCTTTTCCTCCGCTTCGCCTACTTCTTCCACTTCGCCTACTTCTTCCACTTCGCCTACTTCTTCCACTTCTCCCACTTCTTTCACTTCTTTCACTTCTTCCACTATTTCCGCTTCTGCCACTTCTTTCACTTTTTCCACTATTTCCTCTTCTTTCACTTCTCCCACTTCTCCTACTTCTCCCATTTCTTTCACTTCTTCCAATATTTCCGCTTCTCCCACTTCTTTCACTTCTTCCACTATTTCCGCTTCTTTCACTTCTCCCACTTCCCCTATTCCCTGCACGCATGATTTCGTTTGTGCTTCTTTTCCctgttctttttctttctcatACTGTGCTCCCATGCTCTTTTCATCCGTTTTCATTACAATTTCTGCTTGTAATTCTTTCTTCTTCACCCATTTAcgttcttttacttttttccttttattgctgtttctattttttaattctgcTTCTTCTCTTTTCCCTTTGCTCTTtatcttcttcttttctGTCTTGATATGCAttaattcaatattttttcttttttttgaagacTCTTCTTCCTTGTACGTATTACTTTTTCCCTTTATACCcatactattatattttttcttttttacatttttagaAGTTTTATTTGTTCCCTGTCTTTTTTTAGCGTCgcttaaaaatgaaatatgtaCACCTTTGGATATACTTGATTTGAAACTATTTTTCGACTTTTTGTTCTTCAAATCCTTTCCTAAATTAATTAGATCGTTACATTTAGTGGAGCTCAATTTTTTCAtgtctaattttttaaggtTAATGTAAAATTCATCTTTTTCCTCTTTCAATAGAATACCTAAATTACTGTTATCGTTTAGACCACTggtatcattttttattgctTCCGTAAGTTCACAAAACAGGCTTCTCCCATAGTTATTATCACCACGCCTATCAGACTCATTATCACCACGTCTATCAAAGTTGTTTTGACCACTTCTGTTGatgttattattgtaatCATTGTTGTGTGCATTACTGCAGCCACTGTCATACCTGGGAGAGGTTTCACTTCCCTTTACTTGTACCGCTTCGCTAAGTTGAAAGGAAAGATTAGCATTCTTCCCAGGTTGTCCACTATGCATTTCCATACTTTTTTTACTGAAGCTTTTGGATTGACTAACCTCTATAGTGCTATTATCGTTcatttttccaatttttgaAGATGTCAAGCTAAGAATCCTTACCCcgatatttgttattttcctttcttttggtgaattttcttcttcattttcattttttgagacattaattctattaattccgttttctttatttaagtttagatctttttttccccctttaagttctttattttgcttgaagcttttttttttctttttttgtttttttaatttttgaaaatttgaaAGTTCCTCTGACGGTGCCTTTACCGCATTTGCATTTTTACGAATGACTGATATTTCGGAACTTGTTCTTTTCTTTCCTCTTTcgatttttaaatatatcttatCATTTCGACCATTTTTATCGTTttgatcattttttttgtttcgatcatttttatcttttctatcgtttttaccatttttaccttttgcgtcttttatattattcttatctTTCCTATTTTTCTTACCACTTTcgtctttttttgtttccttACCTTTCGAAGGGAGCGCCGTATACTCCTTAATGTGTAAACTGCTGCTATTCGATAGTGTTTTTGTTTCTGTATTTGCTCCACCGTTTGTTGCTttgtttgtatttatttcGTTCCTTTGGTCCTCTAGGATTATTTCACGCCgttccttttcttctttatattccttttcctttttcttcttctttttttttttcgtttcttTTGTTATTTGTGTGAGTGGCTccctttcctttttatttttcttttctcgAATTTCAAGTaactccatttttttttttacccttATTTGATTCATAGTAGTCTAGTGTGTGAGAATATTCATGTTTTACtaaaatttataacaataaattatcacatgaacacatgtacatatgaatgCACGGACAAATcgaaaatataatgtataaatagGCACAGATGTAAATGTGTCAACAGTGTTCATGTGTGCATATGTGAGTGTTACAACATATGAACATGCGATTGTACAAGTGTTGTAATGGTTAAATtggtaaaatttaaatatgaaaaataatgaaaacgtaactttttttcttttcttttttttttataacgcGTTGAATGTATAACAACGTAAATATATGTCATgtgtatattaaaagaaatgaacaaaaatcCGGAAATTAAAGTAATTACGCAATTATAGCCATTTCAAATTTATCCCTGCAAGCGtgttcaataaaaaaaaaaaaaaatatatatatatatatatacatatatacatatatacaaatacatgtatattcttttatttgatagcattctctttttttatgaacaatattttatgaacgttattttatgaacaatattttatgaacattattttatgaacgttattttatgaacgttattttatgaacattattttatgaacGTTATTTCATGAACGTTATTTTATGCacattacttttttttatgtacattattttatgaacgttcataaatatgttaataggaaaaaaaaaaaaatattgatggCACACAAAATAAGCACAATGTTGGTTTAATAAAGTTACAacacacataaaaaaaaaaaatgtgtatacatataaagacacaaaatacatgtacacgtaaggttttttaattatttgttttctatgcataaagaaaaaaacaactccaaacttttttttttttttttttttattataagtaGCTAAATTGTAAAATCTTAAATATGagctcttttttattttcttggtttgtaatatatatacatatatatataaatatatatgcccCCAAACTGGTGTTTAAATCTTGTATGAGGAAGGTGAAATTACAAAATGGGCAAATGAGCAAGtggaaaaatgagaaaatttCAACTTTCATACGCAACAATTGGGTGAAAAATTGGGgaacgtaaaaaaaataagtatatgtacaaaaatgtaaagcATAAATAAAACCCTgcaaaggggaaaaaaaaaaaaaaagaaaagaaaagaaaaatgaactacataaataaataaaatatgtgcaATGGTTTTTACAACATAAAGATGGAAATTTTACGTAAAAACTGAAAAGGTAAAAAGCGTATAGGAGTTGTtaaagcagaaaaaaaaaaaaaaaaaaaagggcataaataaattaatgggtagaaaaaattaacatgtAAGGAGCTTGAAAGGGACGAATGAACCCTTTAatctttcttattttaaagttctgtaatttataattttcaatttGTAATTATCAATTTTCagttttgcatttttttctttttttcctatttttccttttttttacatatcaTACGAGAGACACGATCAACTTTCCCATTT from Plasmodium brasilianum strain Bolivian I chromosome 10, whole genome shotgun sequence includes the following:
- a CDS encoding hypothetical protein (conserved Plasmodium protein); this translates as MELLEIREKKNKKEREPLTQITKETKKKKKKKKEKEYKEEKERREIILEDQRNEINTNKATNGGANTETKTLSNSSSLHIKEYTALPSKGKETKKDESGKKNRKDKNNIKDAKGKNGKNDRKDKNDRNKKNDQNDKNGRNDKIYLKIERGKKRTSSEISVIRKNANAVKAPSEELSNFQKLKKQKKKKKSFKQNKELKGGKKDLNLNKENGINRINVSKNENEEENSPKERKITNIGVRILSLTSSKIGKMNDNSTIEVSQSKSFSKKSMEMHSGQPGKNANLSFQLSEAVQVKGSETSPRYDSGCSNAHNNDYNNNINRSGQNNFDRRGDNESDRRGDNNYGRSLFCELTEAIKNDTSGLNDNSNLGILLKEEKDEFYINLKKLDMKKLSSTKCNDLINLGKDLKNKKSKNSFKSSISKGVHISFLSDAKKRQGTNKTSKNVKKKKYNSMGIKGKSNTYKEEESSKKRKNIELMHIKTEKKKIKSKGKREEAELKNRNSNKRKKVKERKWVKKKELQAEIVMKTDEKSMGAQYEKEKEQGKEAQTKSCVQGIGEVGEVKEAEIVEEVKEVGEAEILEEVKEMGEVGEVGEVKEEEIVEKVKEVAEAEIVEEVKEVKEVGEVEEVGEVEEVGEVEEVGEAEEKDEEKRKKKVEEEKEEEKIAEIVEEVEKEEAEEKVEEVEEVEEVEEVEEVEEVEEVEEVEEVEEVEEVEEVEKEEAEKEVAEKTSARKKPKPKQKVKVRQKHKVAKEKEKKRESEIKKGMGGERENKKDAEGNEVGNDVGIDVGISLDNDKRGDEVNVERRKRRKGNHLLKEENKQLKNVHKYNLKNNEVDKILKKYLNLKREENVKREGAYGNAINDILDIKEKKFKIDTINFFSNFKSEECFHDILFFFDSYDKKLKKKKTNKNVLKLLKKLFKCESIELDDIKLILQIFDKITEKFKKEIKIVQIVRCFAEIENISNSKSTTDKKKQSCNDHDQNNKNTWCNNKNKMYLLYDHIQDESIINQFNKNKMYHIIFNRQKEYTKESRAFRMLQQWNDTNKLIMLRDKLEEIKKRKILSNIPLSYIHLLKDKLMCSILNICCLNNYSLSKYEFEFPPYPFLYQQKYAHDTLDKKKLNTSYGANYSLKMGTAIRVLASK